The sequence GTACTGCACAGATGAGAGATTTACGTGTAGATGCAGCCTTTAAAATGGTCTCCGAGTATGATACACTCTGTATTAACGGCGGTAAGAAAACCAAGCTTCGTGCAGGGGATATACTCGGGACATTATGTAAAGAGATAGGTATTGACTCGAAAATGGTTGGAAAGATACATATCACAGATACCAGATCATATGTTGCCCTGCATCATACAATCATAGAGAAGGTATTGAAAGCCTTAAAGAGAACAACGATCAAGAAAAAACGATATGTCGCTTGGATATTGAACTAATCTTCCAATATCTTTTGTCTTCTTTTATGTCTTACGATATAGAAAAGTGTGATCAATACGACACAAAAGAGTGCGATCAGTGTGGCAGAGTGAAGATACTCAGAGATCAGTGCTTCATTTGAGCCCAGCAGATACCCTAAGGCCACTAAAACGATCACCCAAATACCAGCACCCAATCCCGAATAAAAAGCAAATTTAACCATATTCATACGTGCAAGTCCGGCAGGTAGAGAGATCAGTTGGCGTATACCCGGGATGAGTCTTCCATTAAATGTGGAGAGTTCCCCGTGTTTGATGAAAAAAGCTTCGAGTTTATCTAAGGTTTCTTCTTTGATGAAAAAGTATTTTCCATAACGTAAGATGAATTTTCTTCCAAAATGTATCGCCAGGTAGTAGTTAAAAAGTGCTCCGCCTACAGAGCCCATGATACCTGCTAAAACTACCAAATAAAGATTCATTTCACCTTTGAATGCCAAATACCCTGCGGGTATCATTACAATTTCACTGGGAAAGGGGAAAAAGGTACTCTCAAGAAACATAAGAAGAAAGATACCCCAGTAGCCCATATCACCAATGTAAGAGACAATGGTTTGGGCTATCTCGTGTATCATAAAAAAATGTTAGTCACTATTCGCTGAATGCACCGACAGCAGTAAGTCTTTTGTAGCGCTGATCAAGCATTTCATCTTCAGAAAGTTCTCTTAGTGCTTGTACACTCTCTAGGAAATACTTTTTCAGTACCTCTGCTGCTCTCTCTTTATCACGATGTGCACCTATCAAAGGCTCATCCAGTACATCATCTACCAACCCATGTTCAAGCAGATAGTTTGGTGTGATCTTCAATGCTTTCGTCGCAGCTTCTACTTTGCTTGGGTCATTCCATAAGATCGCAGAACACCCTTCAGGTGAGATAACGGCAAATACAGAATACCGCATCATAGCAAGCTTATCTGCAACACCGATAGCAAGTGCACCACCTGAACCACCTTCACCGATCACCACAGAGACCATAGGTACTTTTACAGAAGCAAATTCAAACAGGTTTTTAGCAATCGCCTCACTCTGACCCCTCTCTTCTGCTCCAAGCCCAGGATATGCACCCGGAGTGTCTATAAGCATCAGTACAGGAATGTCAAATTTTTCTGCCATTTTGACTGCACGCAGCGCTTTTCTGTACCCTTCAGGATTCGGCATACCAAAGTTTCTTTTGATCTTATTTTTAACACCACGTCCTTTTTGTTCACCGATAAGCATCGTCTTCTGTCCATTGATCCAACCGATGTAACATAAGATAGCAGGGTCATCTCTAAATGCACGATCACCATGGATTTCATAGGCATCATCCATCAAAAGTCTGATGTAGTCCAAAGCATAAGGTCTATCCGGGTGGCGGGCAAGTTGAAGTTTCTGAAAGTCACTCAGTGAACCATACGTCTTTTGTACTTCTTTGTCCAGCTCAGCTTGATACTTATTTACAGCCTCGATATTTTCTATGGCTTGTGCCGATACAAGCTCTTCTTGTATCGATTCAATTTTGCTCTCAAAGTCTAAATAAGTTGCCATGCATAAACCCTTATATCTTCTTAAAGATAACTACGCCGTTTGTTCCACCAAAACCAAATGAATTACTCATCACAATATTGATATCTGCTTTTCTAGCTTCATTAGGTACATAATCCAAATCACAGTTTTCATCTGGTGTTGTATAGTTGATCGTCGGAGGAAGTACACCGTCTCTCATAGCCATAAGAGATACCACTGCTTCTATGGCACCTGCTGCACCTAGACAGTGACCCACTTGACCTTTGATAGAACTTACCGGAGGACAGTTCTCTTTGCCGCCAAACAACTCTTTAATCGCTGCTGTTTCATTTTTGTCATTGATCGGCGTTGATGTACCATGTGCATTGACATAGTCTACTTTTGGCTCACCTGCCATCTTATATGCACCCTTCATCGCTCGAAGAGGTCCATCCATCGTTGGTGTAGTGATATGGTTTGCATCACCGCTTTCACCAAATCCGATCAGTTCACCATAGATCGTCGCACCTCTTGCAACTGCATCTTCATAACTCTCTAATACCAGTGCAGCGGCACCTTCACCCATGACAAAACCATCACGATCACTGTCAAATGGTCTAGAAGCTGTCTGAGGATCATCATTTCTTGTAGAGAGTGCTTTCATTGCAGCAAATCCACCGATACCCACTTCACAAATAGCAGACTCTGCACCAACGACCAACATTTTATCTGCCGTACCGACCATGATAGACTTTGCCGCCTCACCGATCGCATGTGTACCTGCAGCACAAGCAGTGACTGATGAAAGGTTCGGTCCTTTAAGTCCTTGATAGATAGAGATAAATCCACCCAGCATATTCACAAGAGAAGAGGGGATGAAGAACGGAGAGATCCTTCTTGGTCCTTTTGTTGCGCATACCACTGAGTTCTTTTCGATATTTGGTAATCCACCGATCCCTGAAGCAGAAGCCACACCGAATCTCTCCATATCTACGTCTTCCGAAAGTTTCGCATCTTCCATAGCTTCCAAAGCAGCTTTAAGACCAAGTTGTATAAATCTGTCTGCTTTCTTTGCCTCTTTTGCGTCAAGTACAGTGAGTGGGTCAAAGTCTGTTATTTCACCAGCGATACTAACAGCATGTTTCTCTGTATCAAATGCCTCGATATTTTTGATACCGCATTTCCCTTCTATGATCGCAGAAAATGCACTTTCTTTATCTAGTCCTAGAGAATTTATCATCCCTAAACCTGTAACTACAACTCTTTTCACTGGCTCTCCTATTCCATTTTATGTAAAATATATATGAATATTTTTTGAAATACTCATATATATTTTACAAGTCCCCGAAGGGGAACTTAACTTATACGTTTTCGATAAATTTGATAGCGTCAGCTACAGTTGCGATTGCTTCTGCTTGGTCATCAGGGATTTCGATATCGAATTTCTCTTCAAGTGCCATTACCAACTCAACAACATCAAGACTATCAGCCCCAAGATCTTCTACGAATTTAGATTCCTCTTTAACCTCATCTGGGCTCACATTTAGCTGCTCAACAACTACTTCTTTTACATCATCAAATAATGCCATTGACTTTCTCCTTAAGTTTGTTAAAAATACGGGTAATTATAACAAAAAAAGTATAAAAAGCTTATACTTTTCATAAAATAGCCATTTGTACTATCGTAAAGTTGATTTTTTAATAAGGTAGGAAGGAAGAGAAAAGGAGTTCTCTTCCCGGTAGTATATATTAAAATTTATATTTTATGTTTGTATAAAAATAACGTCCAGGTTCATTCATAAGCATTACATCACCTTCTGTACCTGTAGAAAGAAGCGTCAAATCTTTATACGTGTTCGATACTGCATAAGTTTTATCCAGCACATTGTCCACTCCCACAGTCAGTTCAAAGTTTTTACCAAATGCTTTGGTTCCTTTCAAATTAACTACCGCATAGGCATCCAACTCTTGCTCACCATTGTCAAAGTCAAAATCCGACCATCTGTCTGATGCAATCACTTCTGCTTTTAATTTCAATGTATCATCATAGTCATAATTGACAGCAGCGTTCAACTTAAATGGTGGTATTTCTGGCATATCTTTATCTATCTGTCCACCAAGAGGATTTTCCTTTCTGCCTCTTTGATAGGACATACCGTAATCAAAATAGAGTGCATCTGTTGCAATGTAGCTACCACCGAGATCAAAACCGTAAATCGTTGCATCAACATTCTCAAAGTGTGTTAAAGTAGAATTATAAGCAATAAAATCATCTAGTCTAGAATAGAATGCTTTGACTTTGATCATAGCATTTTCATACTGCTTTTCTGCCCCTATATCAAACTCATAATTCACTGTATTTTGTAAGTTGTCTGTTCCAATCACCTTGCCTTTGCTACTTATAAAATAAAGTTCTCTGGCATCAGGTACTCTGGATGATCTACCAACTCCAGCAAAATATTTGGTACTCTCATTTGCCTGATATGTCCCGAATATATACCCTGTGAGTTCATTATAGGTATTATCTTGTTGTGTACTATTGTTATTAGTGATTTTTGTATGGTCATAACGAAGTGCAAGGTCTAGTTTCAATTTATCTAATGATATTTCATCTTTCATGAACACACCCATATTTTTGGTATCTGCATCATCAATACTTTTCGGGAATGTCATCATAGGATTATAATCCATATAATATCTGCCATCCCAGTTTCTGATACTATAATCAAGCCCTGCTGTAACACTATGATTATCTACATCAAAACTGTTTTTTAGTTTTGCCCCCTGCATCTTTGTTGTCAAGTGAGATGTCATTGCTCTCTTCGAATCCCAAATACCATCTTGCATACTTGCAGAAGCATTCGAATCAGCCATGACTCTATATCTCGTAGTCATAGGGTGGTCCACTTCAGACTGATAGACTTGTACATTCAACTCTTTAGAGTATTTACCAAGATCTTTTGCTATATATTCTGCATTATAGATATCTGAATCATCATACAAGGCATCCATTTTAGAAGAAGGATAAAGAACATCATCACTTCTGTTAGCAGTATAGCTGAACCTTAATTCCTGATTTTCAGCGATATCCCAAAAAAGTTTTGCCATAAATGTCTTTTTCGTATACGCATCCATATCCTGGTGTATTGGCTGATAACGTGTTCCCATAGGAACTGCAGCCGCTTCCATCTGCTCTGAAAAATCATTCCTGTCACCATCTTCATACTGTTCACTTTTTTCCGTAGAACCACTGAGCAAAACTTTTACCGTATCTGTTCCTCCGCTCAAAGAGAATGCACCTTTTTGGTACCCCCAGCTACCGAGGCCTAAGTTTAGTTCTCCAGCAAATTCTTCTTCTGGTTTGATAGTATGTATCTTTACATCTCCACTGAGTGAACCGAAATCTTCTACATTGAACGGACCTTCATTGATCTCGATATAATCCACATTGTTTGTCAATATATGAGAGACCGGTGGATCCATTCTGTTAGGACAGGCACCATAGACTTTCGTACCGTCTATCGTGATATTGATATTGTCTTTCTTTTGTCCTCTTAAGATGATATCATTCGCTACACCTGATCTTCTTACAAGGGATACACTTGCTGACTGTTTAAACAGCGCTTCTCCCAGATCGGCTGACTTGATGTCTTCCCCGCTTACATCTTTCACTACTTCTGTATCTACTTTGGTGGCTACGTTTATCGTTTCCAACTCTACTTCGGCAGCATTCAAACATACTGAACATACCAAAGAGAGGTAAATCCCTTTTTTCATATAACTCTCCTCAATTAATTTGAGTTATGGTGTCATAGTTGTGTTAATTAAGTGTTAAATCTATCTGATTTGATAGAGAAGTGAAATATTTATACTCTTTGGTAGCGAAATAGGCGCATTTTTTGTATCTATAGGAAATGCACTTTTTACAGCATTACGTGCAGACCGGTGAAATACTTTGGGCCCACTTACAGAGATATTTCCTACATTTCCATTTCTCAGAATAGTGAATTCAACCTTGACCGTACCTTGCATACCTCTCTTTTTTGCAATACGAGGATACGACTTATGCTTGTTTATTTTATTTCTGATATTCGCAAGAAATTGATTTTTCTGTGCAGGAGTGATATTTGCTTTTCGTGAAGAAGCTTTTTGTCTTCTCTGTTTTTTCTTGGCACTCTTCTTTTTCGTTTTTTTCTTGACCTCTTTTACGATCGGTTTAGGTATCACTTTTTCTGCTACTGGTTCAGGAGCAGGCTCCTTTTTGACTTCAGGTGCTTTTTCCGGGATCGGTTCTTTTATGATCTTAGGTTCTACAACAGGCTCTTCCTCAACTACAGGTTCTTCTTCAACGATAGGTTTCTCTATCTCTTTTTCTTCCTCTATCTCCTCTTGTTCCACCTGTTCTACGGTAGAAACAACTTCAGGTTGAAAAGAACACAAACAAAGCTGTGTCGTTTTCTCTTCTATTTTTTTTGTTGACACGAGATAATGTTCCTGCATATAAAAGAACAAACTTATGGTCAAAAGGTATATAAGGGTAGTGCTAAAATAAGAGATAAAATGGCGATGTTTTAACATATTTAGCATAGAAGAGTCTTTTTTGGGATGTATTATGACGGAAAAACGTTAAGGAAGTGTTAAAAAGCACAGAAGGAGTTTGTATTTAGTGAGGGGGTATCATCCTTATACAAAATACCTTCTGCATTCCACTTATTTCGACGTAAAAGAATTATGACAAAGAAGTGTTAATTAAGTGTTAAGTGAAATAAATATTTTTATTACTTTATATTTGGGTACTCAGGATGACAATATTCACTACCAAGAGAACAACAACCTTCAGCAATACCTTGATTTTTAAGCCCTTTATCAAATGACCAATAGTGATTGTAGCTACCATCACGTAAGAAACTGAATACGGTAACAATATCTGTTGCACCTTCAGACTCTGCTAATGCAATATCGCGATTTAAATCATTAACATCTACAACTTCAATAATACATCCTACCTTCAACGCCTCTATTTCAGATGCCGACCCTTGTGCAACAAGATCATCATAAAGTGTTTGTATAGCTGCAATATCATATATACCTGCATCCATCTCTTCTATAGGGGTATTGATGTAACCTAATGCCGGTAGATCAATATTCGTAAAATTCACATCATCACTGAGTTTATATTTTTGAATAAGCTCTTGTACCGCAGTAATATGTTGATGTTCCCCATTTGTTGCGATTTTCGTAAATTGTTCTGTACCATATTGATCATATAGAGCATTATAGACATCATAGGCAAGTCTTTCTTCATTACCCATATAAGCTAATGTGTTCATTAAGTCTTGAGATAAATTTGATTTTGGACTATCAAGTGCATCTGTAATTTCAGCTGGTAAATCAGATGCTACAATTTCTTCAATGGTCGAAGAAGATCCACCACATCCCATGATACTCAACACTAGACCACTAACCAACAAACTTTTGAGTAAACTACTTTTCATCAATTTATACTCTCCTTTACTATATTTATACAATGATAGTCGAGAAGTGTTAAGTAAGTGTGAAATTTATATAAAAAATAATATAAAATTATAGTATTAAGTAGCATGCACCTTTGACATATTTAAACTCACGGTTGTTCCAACGCCTTTTTCCGACTTGAAATGGATCTCTATGCCCTCTTCATCACAATATGCTTTGACCAGAGCAAGTCCTATGCCATCCCCGTCTTTTCTATCATCTGCCTGATAATAGCGTTCATGTACACGTAAAAGTTCTGTGGTTCCCATGCCCACACCCTGATCTTCCACACTTAAGATATGGTTGTTCAATGTCACAAGTATCGGTGCATCTTTGGAAGAGTACTTCATTGCATTGGAGACAATATTGTCAAACATCTGTTCAAAACCTATCTTGTCCACTTCTATCTCATACTGTTCTAAATTGAGTTCAAAAGGATTTCGTTTCTGATCTTTAAATACTTCAACCCGCTCTTCAATTAACGATTGAAGATCAAACCGCTCTTTTTCTATCGTATGCATCTCTTTATGGATGCTGTAGACCAACTCATCATAGAGCTTTTTGAGTCTTACACTGGCATCTTCTATACGCTTGATACGCTTTAAAGACTTCTCATCTTCCATTGTTTTTTTTAACATGGATGTATTGGCTTTGATCGTAGAAAGAGGGATATTAAGTTCATGAATAATATCATTGGTCAAAGAAGTCAGTGTATCTTCCATCTGTTTTTTAGGTGCAAAGATCAGTGTAGAGAGCACATATCCCCATCCTATGGCCACCAGCAAAACCAAAGCACCTGCGATAAAAAAATTAAACTCAGTGATATTCCAATTGCCTAAAAAACGATACACTGCAGTCAGCAGCGTAAACATAGTCACAAAGTAGATGACCGTACCAAAAATGATCTCTTTTCTCATTTAATGCTCATCTGGTACCCTACCCCGCGTACATTCTGTATCTGGGTAGGAAAATATTTTTTAAGTTGCGCGATATAGACTCTCAACGCCCCGTCACTTGCTTCTTCCGAAGAGCTCCAAAGACGCTCTTTGATCTGCTCTAAAGGAACCACACGTCCCTGACCTTCCAACAATGTCAGAAGAAGTTCACTCCCTTTAAGACTCAACTCCAGTGCCTTATCATTCTGGTACAGGGTCTTTGTCAAGATATCGAACCGATACGTCCCTATCTGTACGATCTGACTGCGTACCTGTCTACGTAACACCGCCTGTATACGTAAGAAAAGCTCATCCAGATCGACAGGCTTATGGATGTAATCATCCCCTCCTTTTTCAAACCCCTCTTTTAGCGATGCCTTATCTTCTCTGGATGTAATAAAGATACAAGGGGTCTCATCACCGCTTTGTCGTAATTTTTCTAAAAGTTCAAAACCGTTTTCATACGGTAGATTAACATCAAAAAGATAGAGATCAAATACATGTTCATAGGTAAGGTCCAGTGCAGTGTAAGGATCTAAAGCACAATGCAGGATATGCCCCTCTTCCTCTAAAAAGTCTTCCAGGGTTTCATTGAACAGTTTGTCATCTTCTAATACCAGTATCCGTGCCAATGCTTTCCTTTTCTTTGATATTTCCTTTGTGATTATACCTCAAAGTTATTTACATGATAGGGCAATTTCATGCTATACTTCTATTCCATAGACCAGACGGAAGGTATATTGTTGAAACTCGATCAATCATTTTTAAAACATAAAGAGGGGCAAATCTTGCTTCTTGGACTTATGTTATTAGGCGGCTACTTCATTCTTGTTTTACTTTGCGCTATTTTTTACTCAGATTATTTTCAAGAACTGCTCAGTATCACGATCACGAATGTCATATTTGGACGAATGGCAGGACTCTCTATAGGTGTTGCCTCACAGATGAACACTACTTTTCTTGTGCTCTTCAACTTTTTCATTGAATCCATTATGGTGCTCATCTTATATCCGCTCTTCGTCTTCAGCTGGAACAAGCTTGACGTCCTCTCTTATCCGCCACTTAGCCGATACCTGGAACGTTCTAAGATAAATGCCCATAAATATGAGCCCCTTATTAAACGCTACGGTGTTGTTGGACTCATTTTATTTGTATTGACACCTTTTGCCATGACCGGTCCGGTGGCGGGAAGTTTTGTAGGATTTTTGATCGGATTTCGGCATCGTGTGACTCTGGCTATTGTACTTACAAGTACCTTTGTTGCTATTAATATATGGATCTATCTGATCAAGAATTTTGAAGAAGAACTGGTCGCATACAGTGACATACTGATGATAGGTGTATTCATAGCTATCGCTGTATTGCTGTTGTGGTATTTTGTTAAGAAAAATTTTCGTTGAAAATTTTTGTAGAGACTACATAAACATCCCGCCATTCACTTTCAGTGTCTCACCTGTAATGTAAGAAGAGTGGTCAGAGAGTAAAAATGCTACGGCTTCAGCGACCTCTTTAGGTTCACCGAATCGACCCATTGGTATCTTGGCTGTGAACGCATCTTTTACCTCATCTTTAAGCACATCCGTCATCTCTGTCGCGATAAAACCCGGAGTGATCGTATTGTAACGGATGTTTCTAGGTGCAGCTTCTATCGCAAAACTTTTTGTCATCGCGATCGTTCCGCCTTTACTTGCCGAATAATTCGTCTGTCCTGCATTCCCTGTTTCACCTACGATAGAAGAGATATTCACCACAGAACCAAAACGCTTTTTCCCCATCACTTTGAGCGCTTCACGACACCCTATGAATGTGGATGTGAGGTTTGCATTGATCACATCCATGAACTCTTCCGTTTTCATACGCATCGCCAGTTTATCTTTGGTAATACCTGCATTGTTTACAAGATACGCAAGTTCACCATCTGTTTCTACGATGCTCTTCACTGCTGCAACAAAAGCTTCATCATCACTTACGTCAAAACCTATCACTTCAGCTTTCCCACCTTCAGCTTCTATGGCAGATTTTACAGCATTTGCTTCAGCCTCTCCGGAACGATAATTGATCCAAACTTTCAAACCAAAATTTGCAAGCCTTTTCGCTATCTCTGCACCTATCCCTCTGCTTGCTCCTGTGACTAAAACATTATGACCTGTAAATTTCATTTTGACCCTTTTTTTATACTTTTGATAAAATTGTACCATGTTTTTATGGTACAATTGCAGAAAGGACAGATGCATGGAAAATAAAATTAAAAAATCAGTAGCTACCTTACTTGCCCATATCATCAAAATTGATGATAGGGATATCGAAAAAGAAAGCCCGCTTTATTGTAAACTGATGGAAATGGATTTTGGTTGCGGTCCTGAGGAAGCAAAAACATTTTTAAAAGAAACATTGCACGAAGAGTATGATCTTGATGAGCACATTGCCATTATCAATGAGGCTTTATGTGATGATAAACTCAGTAAGATGCATATCCTCGAACAGCTGAATCATATTATCTACTCAGATACGATCAAACCTAATGATTATGAGGAATTTGAAAAGATCAAAAAGGCGCTTTTTTCCTGCTGATCTGAAAGTGTCTTAGATCA is a genomic window of Sulfurovum sp. XGS-02 containing:
- a CDS encoding DedA family protein, with protein sequence MIHEIAQTIVSYIGDMGYWGIFLLMFLESTFFPFPSEIVMIPAGYLAFKGEMNLYLVVLAGIMGSVGGALFNYYLAIHFGRKFILRYGKYFFIKEETLDKLEAFFIKHGELSTFNGRLIPGIRQLISLPAGLARMNMVKFAFYSGLGAGIWVIVLVALGYLLGSNEALISEYLHSATLIALFCVVLITLFYIVRHKRRQKILED
- the accA gene encoding acetyl-CoA carboxylase carboxyl transferase subunit alpha; the encoded protein is MATYLDFESKIESIQEELVSAQAIENIEAVNKYQAELDKEVQKTYGSLSDFQKLQLARHPDRPYALDYIRLLMDDAYEIHGDRAFRDDPAILCYIGWINGQKTMLIGEQKGRGVKNKIKRNFGMPNPEGYRKALRAVKMAEKFDIPVLMLIDTPGAYPGLGAEERGQSEAIAKNLFEFASVKVPMVSVVIGEGGSGGALAIGVADKLAMMRYSVFAVISPEGCSAILWNDPSKVEAATKALKITPNYLLEHGLVDDVLDEPLIGAHRDKERAAEVLKKYFLESVQALRELSEDEMLDQRYKRLTAVGAFSE
- a CDS encoding beta-ketoacyl-ACP synthase II; this translates as MKRVVVTGLGMINSLGLDKESAFSAIIEGKCGIKNIEAFDTEKHAVSIAGEITDFDPLTVLDAKEAKKADRFIQLGLKAALEAMEDAKLSEDVDMERFGVASASGIGGLPNIEKNSVVCATKGPRRISPFFIPSSLVNMLGGFISIYQGLKGPNLSSVTACAAGTHAIGEAAKSIMVGTADKMLVVGAESAICEVGIGGFAAMKALSTRNDDPQTASRPFDSDRDGFVMGEGAAALVLESYEDAVARGATIYGELIGFGESGDANHITTPTMDGPLRAMKGAYKMAGEPKVDYVNAHGTSTPINDKNETAAIKELFGGKENCPPVSSIKGQVGHCLGAAGAIEAVVSLMAMRDGVLPPTINYTTPDENCDLDYVPNEARKADINIVMSNSFGFGGTNGVVIFKKI
- the acpP gene encoding acyl carrier protein: MALFDDVKEVVVEQLNVSPDEVKEESKFVEDLGADSLDVVELVMALEEKFDIEIPDDQAEAIATVADAIKFIENV
- a CDS encoding TonB-dependent receptor, coding for MKKGIYLSLVCSVCLNAAEVELETINVATKVDTEVVKDVSGEDIKSADLGEALFKQSASVSLVRRSGVANDIILRGQKKDNINITIDGTKVYGACPNRMDPPVSHILTNNVDYIEINEGPFNVEDFGSLSGDVKIHTIKPEEEFAGELNLGLGSWGYQKGAFSLSGGTDTVKVLLSGSTEKSEQYEDGDRNDFSEQMEAAAVPMGTRYQPIHQDMDAYTKKTFMAKLFWDIAENQELRFSYTANRSDDVLYPSSKMDALYDDSDIYNAEYIAKDLGKYSKELNVQVYQSEVDHPMTTRYRVMADSNASASMQDGIWDSKRAMTSHLTTKMQGAKLKNSFDVDNHSVTAGLDYSIRNWDGRYYMDYNPMMTFPKSIDDADTKNMGVFMKDEISLDKLKLDLALRYDHTKITNNNSTQQDNTYNELTGYIFGTYQANESTKYFAGVGRSSRVPDARELYFISSKGKVIGTDNLQNTVNYEFDIGAEKQYENAMIKVKAFYSRLDDFIAYNSTLTHFENVDATIYGFDLGGSYIATDALYFDYGMSYQRGRKENPLGGQIDKDMPEIPPFKLNAAVNYDYDDTLKLKAEVIASDRWSDFDFDNGEQELDAYAVVNLKGTKAFGKNFELTVGVDNVLDKTYAVSNTYKDLTLLSTGTEGDVMLMNEPGRYFYTNIKYKF
- a CDS encoding energy transducer TonB, giving the protein MSTKKIEEKTTQLCLCSFQPEVVSTVEQVEQEEIEEEKEIEKPIVEEEPVVEEEPVVEPKIIKEPIPEKAPEVKKEPAPEPVAEKVIPKPIVKEVKKKTKKKSAKKKQRRQKASSRKANITPAQKNQFLANIRNKINKHKSYPRIAKKRGMQGTVKVEFTILRNGNVGNISVSGPKVFHRSARNAVKSAFPIDTKNAPISLPKSINISLLYQIR
- a CDS encoding DUF2202 domain-containing protein; this encodes MKSSLLKSLLVSGLVLSIMGCGGSSSTIEEIVASDLPAEITDALDSPKSNLSQDLMNTLAYMGNEERLAYDVYNALYDQYGTEQFTKIATNGEHQHITAVQELIQKYKLSDDVNFTNIDLPALGYINTPIEEMDAGIYDIAAIQTLYDDLVAQGSASEIEALKVGCIIEVVDVNDLNRDIALAESEGATDIVTVFSFLRDGSYNHYWSFDKGLKNQGIAEGCCSLGSEYCHPEYPNIK
- a CDS encoding HAMP domain-containing sensor histidine kinase, whose product is MRKEIIFGTVIYFVTMFTLLTAVYRFLGNWNITEFNFFIAGALVLLVAIGWGYVLSTLIFAPKKQMEDTLTSLTNDIIHELNIPLSTIKANTSMLKKTMEDEKSLKRIKRIEDASVRLKKLYDELVYSIHKEMHTIEKERFDLQSLIEERVEVFKDQKRNPFELNLEQYEIEVDKIGFEQMFDNIVSNAMKYSSKDAPILVTLNNHILSVEDQGVGMGTTELLRVHERYYQADDRKDGDGIGLALVKAYCDEEGIEIHFKSEKGVGTTVSLNMSKVHAT
- a CDS encoding response regulator transcription factor, which encodes MARILVLEDDKLFNETLEDFLEEEGHILHCALDPYTALDLTYEHVFDLYLFDVNLPYENGFELLEKLRQSGDETPCIFITSREDKASLKEGFEKGGDDYIHKPVDLDELFLRIQAVLRRQVRSQIVQIGTYRFDILTKTLYQNDKALELSLKGSELLLTLLEGQGRVVPLEQIKERLWSSSEEASDGALRVYIAQLKKYFPTQIQNVRGVGYQMSIK
- a CDS encoding small multi-drug export protein; this translates as MLYFYSIDQTEGILLKLDQSFLKHKEGQILLLGLMLLGGYFILVLLCAIFYSDYFQELLSITITNVIFGRMAGLSIGVASQMNTTFLVLFNFFIESIMVLILYPLFVFSWNKLDVLSYPPLSRYLERSKINAHKYEPLIKRYGVVGLILFVLTPFAMTGPVAGSFVGFLIGFRHRVTLAIVLTSTFVAINIWIYLIKNFEEELVAYSDILMIGVFIAIAVLLLWYFVKKNFR
- the fabG gene encoding 3-oxoacyl-ACP reductase FabG, which codes for MKFTGHNVLVTGASRGIGAEIAKRLANFGLKVWINYRSGEAEANAVKSAIEAEGGKAEVIGFDVSDDEAFVAAVKSIVETDGELAYLVNNAGITKDKLAMRMKTEEFMDVINANLTSTFIGCREALKVMGKKRFGSVVNISSIVGETGNAGQTNYSASKGGTIAMTKSFAIEAAPRNIRYNTITPGFIATEMTDVLKDEVKDAFTAKIPMGRFGEPKEVAEAVAFLLSDHSSYITGETLKVNGGMFM